Proteins from a single region of Catenulispora acidiphila DSM 44928:
- a CDS encoding DUF4352 domain-containing protein — protein MSKRSTKSALLLGASAVLALAMTACSSSGSAPTAAGKTSATGSAAASTTASSAASSTSASDTSSAPSSGASDSDTASADPSATPPAITNKTSDWVERSGFKFKVDVVTYPYNPPAGYSLHPASNQEYLKLHVELANTAGAGAFSMMDLEVRDSADHEILPDIVATDELPANVRLNLLNLKPGEKQTGELVFIAPKGAKGLRLVFKGTLMTAQGTVTPGDPPVIDLGV, from the coding sequence GTGTCCAAGCGATCAACGAAGTCTGCTCTGCTACTGGGCGCGTCGGCCGTGCTCGCGCTGGCGATGACCGCCTGTTCGTCCTCGGGCTCGGCTCCGACCGCGGCGGGCAAGACCTCCGCCACGGGCTCGGCAGCCGCCTCGACCACGGCCTCGTCGGCCGCCTCGAGCACGTCGGCATCCGACACGTCGTCCGCGCCGTCCTCGGGGGCATCGGACTCGGACACCGCCTCGGCGGACCCGTCGGCCACGCCGCCGGCCATCACGAACAAGACCTCGGACTGGGTCGAGCGCAGCGGCTTCAAGTTCAAGGTCGACGTCGTGACCTACCCGTACAACCCGCCGGCCGGCTACTCCCTGCATCCGGCCTCGAACCAGGAGTACCTCAAGCTCCACGTCGAACTGGCCAACACCGCCGGCGCGGGCGCCTTCTCGATGATGGACCTCGAAGTCCGCGACAGCGCGGACCACGAGATCCTGCCCGACATCGTGGCGACCGACGAGCTGCCCGCGAACGTGCGCCTGAACCTGCTGAACCTGAAGCCCGGCGAGAAGCAGACCGGCGAGCTGGTCTTCATCGCGCCCAAGGGCGCCAAGGGTCTTCGCCTGGTCTTCAAGGGCACCCTGATGACCGCCCAGGGAACCGTCACCCCCGGGGACCCGCCGGTCATCGACCTCGGGGTTTGA
- a CDS encoding helix-turn-helix domain-containing protein gives MNIHTGSPTTATALRTGPFAEAFRAAVTARGLSLDSLQRHLAERGVRVGVATLSCWQNGRRRPERPASLRAVSALEDILGLPAGSLLVLLGPPRPRGHGVGLPAGSREYRHILPTWAALTDMLASLGTVADTKLHIAAQHEQVWIDDQGCSPRRETFQILRAHQDDVDRYVAIVDADPGADIARIGVEALENCRLGRVRRDPEAGLLVAELLFDLTLRPHQTHLIRYAVTDHAAVECRDFHRGFRFPAGQYALQVRFAPARLPVACFAYRGAVEEELAMTGHHAVHINVDPVPPGIVGIRWEWE, from the coding sequence GTGAACATTCACACCGGTTCGCCCACCACCGCGACGGCCCTGCGCACCGGCCCGTTCGCCGAGGCCTTCCGCGCCGCCGTCACCGCGCGCGGCCTCTCGCTGGACAGCCTCCAACGCCACCTGGCCGAGCGCGGCGTCCGCGTCGGCGTCGCCACCCTGAGCTGCTGGCAGAACGGCCGCCGCCGACCGGAACGCCCGGCCTCGCTGCGCGCCGTATCAGCCCTCGAAGACATCCTCGGTCTGCCGGCCGGCTCCCTGCTGGTCCTGCTCGGACCACCCCGACCCCGCGGACACGGAGTGGGACTGCCGGCGGGCTCGCGCGAATACCGGCACATCCTCCCCACCTGGGCCGCCCTGACCGACATGCTCGCGTCCCTGGGCACCGTCGCCGACACCAAGCTCCACATCGCCGCCCAACACGAACAGGTCTGGATCGACGACCAGGGCTGCTCCCCGCGCCGCGAGACCTTCCAGATCCTGCGCGCCCACCAGGACGACGTCGACCGCTACGTCGCCATCGTCGACGCCGACCCGGGCGCTGACATCGCCCGCATCGGCGTCGAGGCCCTGGAGAACTGCCGCCTAGGCCGCGTCCGCCGCGACCCCGAAGCCGGCCTCCTGGTCGCCGAACTCCTCTTCGACCTAACCCTTCGTCCCCACCAGACCCACCTGATCCGCTACGCCGTGACCGACCACGCCGCCGTCGAATGCCGCGACTTCCACCGCGGCTTCCGCTTCCCAGCGGGACAGTACGCACTACAGGTCCGATTCGCCCCGGCGCGGCTGCCAGTGGCCTGCTTCGCCTATCGGGGCGCGGTCGAGGAGGAGCTGGCGATGACCGGACACCACGCGGTGCACATCAATGTGGATCCGGTGCCGCCGGGGATTGTCGGGATTCGGTGGGAGTGGGAGTAG
- a CDS encoding TetR/AcrR family transcriptional regulator, with translation MTQHSQVTEPGHAPGRKRDASRDDALCQAALEVLADVGYDRLTIDAVAARAGAGKATCYRRWAGKAELVVDAVGRMKAQPELPDTGTLRGDLVELTCHFHEGDDAFRTDVQAGLVSGLVRDAKLREVFAEHFIAPRKEVFRVVFDRAVARGEIAPVADYDLLSDVVPSMVFHQMMLTGRAPGPAFVHKVLDQIILPLTTPNTNTNTNTNPHSHSHSHHSATQTRTASS, from the coding sequence ATGACCCAGCACAGCCAGGTGACCGAGCCCGGCCACGCCCCCGGGCGCAAGCGCGACGCCTCCCGCGACGACGCGCTGTGCCAGGCCGCGCTGGAGGTGCTGGCCGACGTCGGCTACGACCGCCTGACCATCGACGCCGTCGCCGCGCGCGCCGGCGCCGGCAAGGCGACGTGCTACCGCCGCTGGGCCGGCAAGGCCGAGCTGGTCGTCGACGCGGTCGGACGGATGAAGGCCCAGCCCGAGCTGCCGGACACCGGCACGCTGCGCGGCGACCTGGTCGAGCTCACCTGCCACTTCCACGAAGGCGACGACGCCTTCCGCACCGACGTCCAGGCCGGACTGGTCTCCGGGCTGGTCCGCGACGCCAAGCTGCGCGAGGTGTTCGCCGAGCACTTCATCGCGCCGCGCAAGGAAGTGTTCCGCGTCGTGTTCGACCGCGCGGTCGCGCGCGGCGAGATCGCCCCGGTCGCCGACTACGACCTGCTCTCGGACGTCGTGCCGTCGATGGTCTTCCACCAGATGATGCTCACCGGCAGAGCGCCGGGACCGGCCTTCGTGCACAAGGTCCTGGACCAGATCATCCTGCCGCTCACCACCCCGAACACGAACACGAACACAAACACGAACCCGCACTCGCACTCGCACTCGCACCACAGCGCCACCCAGACAAGGACCGCCTCCTCATGA
- a CDS encoding cold-shock protein — translation MTDGTVKWFNAEKGFGFIEQDGGGADVFAHFSNIAADGYRELQEGQRVSFEVTQGQKGPQAVNIVPAR, via the coding sequence ATGACCGATGGCACCGTGAAGTGGTTCAACGCGGAAAAGGGCTTCGGCTTCATCGAGCAGGACGGCGGCGGCGCCGACGTCTTCGCCCACTTCTCGAACATCGCGGCCGACGGCTACCGCGAGCTCCAGGAGGGCCAGCGCGTGAGCTTCGAGGTCACCCAGGGCCAGAAGGGCCCGCAGGCTGTGAACATCGTTCCGGCCCGGTAG
- a CDS encoding papain-like cysteine protease family protein, giving the protein MSPTPHAKRPGRSRIAVLAAAVALLTTIAVPASAATANQLSITMQSQQYSNWCWAATGNTVASFYGYRYSQNQFCDMAFGNSTNASCSNSQASLANDQNAFERIGISPGNYVTGYLYYSSIIREIDAGRPVMARIQWSSGGGHMEVLYGYDQSQSWVYWGDPWPSDDRYNWGSYTYYVSNDSFSWTHSLDYIGA; this is encoded by the coding sequence GTGTCCCCCACACCCCACGCCAAGCGTCCCGGACGATCGCGTATCGCAGTGCTCGCAGCCGCGGTGGCGCTGCTCACCACCATCGCGGTGCCGGCGTCGGCCGCGACCGCCAACCAGCTGTCCATCACCATGCAGTCCCAGCAGTACTCGAACTGGTGCTGGGCCGCCACCGGCAACACCGTCGCCAGCTTCTACGGCTACCGCTACTCGCAGAACCAGTTCTGCGACATGGCGTTCGGCAACTCGACCAACGCCTCGTGCTCGAACTCGCAGGCCTCGCTCGCCAACGACCAGAACGCGTTCGAGCGGATCGGGATCTCGCCGGGGAACTACGTCACCGGCTACCTCTACTACTCCTCCATCATCCGGGAGATCGATGCCGGACGGCCGGTGATGGCGCGGATCCAGTGGTCCTCCGGCGGCGGGCACATGGAGGTGCTCTACGGCTACGACCAGAGCCAGAGCTGGGTCTACTGGGGCGACCCGTGGCCGTCCGACGACCGCTACAACTGGGGCTCCTACACCTACTACGTGAGCAACGATTCGTTCTCCTGGACCCACTCTCTCGACTACATCGGCGCGTGA
- a CDS encoding DUF4349 domain-containing protein yields MRQGAHRGRMVAVAAAVVVIGLSAGCGSSKSSSSAASSVGSVAAGGNGGSGGGLSGAAPKAGAAPASGNSLAKTPVAGRSLVYTASMTVRTKDVAGATANAETLAASNGGFVGDEKSLSGTVADVKGLTQSTVTLRVPSTAFDKVIGQLDSGGVVQDETRSASDVTSQVVDTSTRITAQQASINRITDLMKNAANLSDVVTLESELSRREADLESMQAQLATLNDQVSMSTITVTFLVPEAPAPHPVVKHQNALQRGLHDGWQAFTGTVKVLLVIVGALLPFAVLVAVLWWPATRVMRFVERVRARQRQKARTGSSVFAPATVPANVPAGVAAGGGDQPGSTTGAASDDSE; encoded by the coding sequence ATGAGACAGGGTGCTCATAGAGGGCGGATGGTGGCGGTGGCGGCCGCGGTCGTGGTGATCGGGCTGAGTGCGGGATGCGGTAGCAGCAAGAGCAGCAGCTCGGCGGCGTCGAGTGTGGGCAGTGTGGCGGCGGGCGGCAACGGGGGTAGCGGCGGCGGGTTGTCCGGGGCGGCGCCGAAGGCGGGCGCGGCGCCGGCTTCGGGGAACTCGCTGGCCAAGACGCCGGTGGCCGGCCGCAGTCTGGTCTACACCGCCAGCATGACGGTGCGCACGAAGGATGTCGCGGGCGCCACCGCGAACGCCGAGACGCTGGCGGCGAGCAACGGCGGGTTCGTGGGGGACGAGAAGTCCCTGTCCGGGACAGTGGCGGATGTGAAGGGCCTGACTCAGTCGACGGTGACGCTGCGTGTGCCGTCAACCGCCTTCGACAAGGTGATCGGGCAGCTGGACAGCGGAGGGGTCGTGCAGGACGAGACCCGCTCGGCCTCCGACGTCACCTCGCAGGTCGTGGACACCAGCACGCGCATCACCGCACAGCAGGCGAGCATCAACCGGATCACCGATCTGATGAAGAACGCCGCGAACCTGTCGGACGTGGTGACGCTGGAAAGCGAGCTCTCGCGGCGCGAGGCGGACCTGGAGTCGATGCAGGCGCAGCTGGCCACCCTGAACGACCAGGTGTCGATGTCCACGATCACGGTCACCTTCCTCGTGCCCGAGGCACCGGCACCGCACCCCGTGGTCAAGCACCAGAACGCCCTCCAGCGCGGCCTGCACGACGGCTGGCAGGCGTTCACCGGCACGGTGAAGGTGCTGCTGGTGATCGTCGGAGCGCTGCTGCCGTTCGCAGTCCTGGTCGCAGTGCTGTGGTGGCCGGCGACGCGGGTGATGCGGTTCGTCGAGCGAGTGCGCGCACGGCAGAGGCAGAAGGCTCGGACGGGCAGCAGCGTCTTCGCCCCGGCAACAGTTCCGGCCAATGTTCCGGCGGGTGTCGCGGCGGGCGGAGGCGATCAGCCGGGCTCCACGACCGGCGCAGCCTCAGACGACTCCGAGTAG
- a CDS encoding RNA polymerase-binding protein RbpA, protein MARTGIRGSRIGAGPRGENERGLSVARIAVTFWCAIGHSTSPVFAATAEVPVTWDCHDCNRPAGRDPENPPALIPTAPFKSHLAYVRERRSDADAEAILSEALTRLRAAA, encoded by the coding sequence ATGGCGCGGACCGGAATACGCGGGAGCAGGATAGGCGCAGGACCCAGAGGCGAGAACGAACGAGGGCTGTCGGTCGCGCGGATCGCGGTGACCTTCTGGTGTGCGATCGGCCATTCGACCAGCCCGGTCTTCGCGGCGACCGCGGAAGTCCCGGTGACCTGGGACTGCCACGACTGCAACCGTCCGGCGGGCCGGGACCCCGAGAATCCGCCGGCTCTGATCCCGACGGCTCCGTTCAAGTCCCATCTGGCGTATGTCCGCGAGCGGCGCAGCGACGCTGACGCCGAAGCCATCCTCAGCGAGGCGCTCACCCGGCTCCGCGCAGCCGCTTGA
- a CDS encoding carboxymuconolactone decarboxylase family protein → MSGTAPQPEHSSPTTETTQTGQPDHADHADHADRPASRYDRGLALLGQVGGTDPTRALAGLADTAPDLARLTIEFYADIYSRPGLTLPQRQIINIAALTALGTAAPQLRFHIDGALNVGVGPTEIVEVIMHMSVYAGVPATLNGLAVAKAAFADRTDLDWSPTASPIEEQESAEQRYNRGLDALQAIDGRAGDQVMASLAPISPDFARLLVGFAFADIYSRPGLDLKSRELATVAACTALGTAAAQLRVHLHGLLNVGGTREEPVEAIMQMAGYAGFPAALNGIAAAREVFAERAGAEG, encoded by the coding sequence ATGTCCGGCACCGCGCCCCAGCCCGAGCACAGCAGCCCGACCACCGAGACCACCCAGACCGGCCAGCCCGATCACGCCGACCACGCCGACCACGCCGACCGCCCCGCCAGCCGCTACGACCGCGGTCTGGCCCTCCTCGGGCAGGTCGGCGGCACCGACCCGACCCGGGCGCTGGCCGGCCTCGCCGACACCGCTCCGGACCTGGCGCGCCTGACCATCGAGTTCTACGCCGACATCTACTCCCGGCCCGGGCTGACCCTGCCGCAGCGGCAGATCATCAACATCGCCGCGCTCACTGCCCTGGGCACCGCCGCCCCGCAGCTGCGCTTTCACATCGACGGCGCTCTGAACGTCGGCGTCGGCCCGACCGAGATCGTCGAGGTGATCATGCACATGAGCGTGTACGCCGGGGTGCCGGCCACGCTCAACGGGCTCGCCGTCGCCAAGGCCGCCTTCGCCGACCGGACCGATCTCGACTGGTCGCCGACAGCGTCCCCGATCGAGGAGCAGGAGAGCGCCGAGCAGCGCTACAACCGCGGGCTGGACGCGCTGCAGGCCATCGACGGCCGGGCCGGCGACCAGGTCATGGCCTCGCTGGCGCCGATCTCGCCGGACTTCGCCCGGCTGCTGGTCGGATTCGCCTTCGCCGACATCTACTCCCGCCCCGGCCTGGACCTGAAGAGCCGCGAGCTGGCCACCGTCGCGGCCTGCACCGCGCTCGGCACCGCCGCCGCGCAGCTGCGGGTGCACCTCCACGGCCTGCTCAACGTCGGCGGGACCCGCGAGGAGCCGGTCGAGGCGATCATGCAGATGGCCGGATACGCCGGCTTCCCCGCCGCTCTCAACGGCATCGCCGCAGCTCGCGAGGTGTTCGCCGAGCGCGCGGGCGCCGAGGGGTAG
- a CDS encoding nuclear transport factor 2 family protein gives MTVTTLPTGTAHAETARAFFRLLSAKDIAAWADLWHPDAVISVPYPPAGFPTEIRGKAEIASGFHSLFANFATFTAHLTGVYPAADSDAVCVEYRNVAVLHDGTEYTNDNIAVFRFQDGLITEYHDYFDPRRFQVVVDALGSV, from the coding sequence ATGACCGTGACGACACTGCCGACCGGCACCGCTCACGCCGAGACCGCCCGCGCGTTCTTCCGCCTGTTGTCCGCGAAGGACATCGCGGCGTGGGCCGACCTGTGGCATCCGGACGCAGTCATCTCCGTGCCGTATCCGCCTGCCGGGTTTCCCACGGAGATCCGCGGCAAAGCCGAGATCGCCTCCGGCTTCCACAGCCTGTTCGCGAACTTCGCCACCTTCACCGCGCACCTGACCGGCGTCTACCCGGCAGCCGACTCCGACGCGGTCTGCGTCGAGTACCGCAACGTCGCCGTCCTTCACGACGGCACGGAGTACACCAACGACAACATCGCCGTCTTCCGCTTCCAGGACGGCCTGATCACCGAGTACCACGACTACTTCGATCCGCGGCGCTTCCAGGTGGTCGTGGACGCGCTGGGATCTGTGTGA
- a CDS encoding LysR family transcriptional regulator has translation MEIREVEAFLAVAEELHFGRAATRLHVTPTSVSQNIRSLERRVGAPLFERTTRRVSLTPLGERLLADLRPAYQAMEAALNTAHEAAAHHTASLRVAFATSMSRRISAEMVDAFRRSRPQCQVVRTALPTAALHAKQVPDLGDIDLFITWAPGGPAVLQAPGWVVGPVLATVPRALLVARNHPLAGRATVDAEELTDHPLFFMQSTEPASDRMAGYIDAWTPSHTPEGRPLNRVRHMNGPYVEELITTIAEGWLAHVTVEGLTEIYQHQNVTAVLLTGLPPIPIVAAWPATGHNPMVKAFVQAAIASQDGTPPLAGGRPGAER, from the coding sequence GTGGAGATCAGGGAGGTCGAAGCGTTCCTGGCGGTCGCCGAGGAACTGCATTTCGGCCGCGCCGCCACCCGCCTGCACGTGACGCCCACCAGCGTGAGCCAGAACATCCGCAGCCTGGAGCGCCGCGTCGGCGCCCCGCTTTTCGAGCGCACCACTCGGCGGGTCAGCCTGACGCCGCTAGGCGAACGGCTCCTGGCCGACCTGCGCCCTGCCTACCAGGCCATGGAAGCGGCTCTGAACACCGCGCACGAAGCAGCCGCACACCACACGGCGTCGTTGCGCGTCGCCTTCGCCACCTCGATGTCGCGCCGTATCTCCGCCGAAATGGTTGACGCTTTCCGCCGAAGCCGGCCGCAGTGCCAGGTCGTCCGGACCGCTTTGCCCACCGCCGCCCTGCACGCGAAACAGGTCCCTGACTTGGGCGACATCGACCTCTTCATCACCTGGGCACCCGGCGGGCCCGCCGTGTTGCAGGCGCCGGGCTGGGTCGTCGGCCCGGTCCTTGCCACCGTGCCCAGAGCCCTGCTGGTCGCCCGGAACCATCCGCTCGCCGGACGCGCCACGGTCGACGCCGAAGAGCTCACCGACCACCCGCTGTTCTTCATGCAGAGCACCGAGCCGGCGTCCGACCGGATGGCCGGCTACATCGACGCCTGGACTCCGTCCCACACCCCCGAAGGCCGACCGCTGAACCGCGTCCGCCACATGAACGGCCCTTACGTCGAAGAGCTCATCACCACCATCGCAGAGGGCTGGCTCGCCCACGTCACCGTCGAGGGCCTGACCGAGATCTATCAGCATCAGAACGTCACCGCGGTCCTCCTCACCGGTCTGCCGCCGATCCCCATCGTCGCCGCCTGGCCCGCCACCGGTCACAACCCCATGGTCAAAGCCTTCGTGCAAGCCGCCATCGCTTCCCAGGACGGCACTCCGCCCCTGGCCGGGGGGCGGCCAGGGGCGGAACGGTGA
- a CDS encoding NYN domain-containing protein, translating to MVAENPVKLAVLIDADNAQPSNAATLLAEIAKYGTAHVKRAYGDWTGTSLKGWKEHLLALSIQPIQQFAYTSGKNATDAAMVIDAMDLLYSGRFEGFCIVSSDSDFTRLAARIRESGLIVYGFGERKTPKPFVAACDKFVYTENLAFAEEGAFPDEIVPSTVEKPTAKIAATKLRGDAKLVNLLRNAVEAASDEDGWAGLSGVGHILTNQQPDFDSRTYGYPKLSNLVTATGLFDVDRRSTGEGKPAQIHIRDKRYESRP from the coding sequence ATGGTCGCGGAGAACCCGGTCAAGCTGGCGGTGCTGATCGACGCCGACAACGCCCAGCCGTCCAACGCGGCGACGCTGCTCGCGGAGATCGCCAAGTACGGCACGGCGCACGTCAAGCGCGCCTACGGCGACTGGACCGGGACCAGCCTCAAGGGCTGGAAGGAGCACCTGCTCGCGCTGAGCATCCAGCCGATCCAGCAGTTCGCCTACACCTCCGGCAAGAACGCCACCGACGCCGCGATGGTCATCGACGCCATGGACCTGCTGTACTCCGGGCGCTTCGAGGGGTTCTGCATCGTCTCCTCCGACAGCGACTTCACCCGCCTCGCGGCCCGGATCCGCGAGTCCGGCCTGATCGTCTACGGCTTCGGCGAGCGCAAGACGCCGAAGCCGTTCGTCGCGGCGTGCGACAAGTTCGTCTACACCGAGAACCTCGCCTTCGCCGAGGAGGGCGCGTTCCCCGACGAGATCGTCCCGAGCACCGTGGAGAAGCCGACAGCCAAGATCGCGGCGACGAAGCTGCGCGGCGACGCGAAGCTGGTGAACCTGCTGCGCAACGCGGTTGAGGCGGCCAGCGACGAGGACGGCTGGGCCGGGTTGTCCGGCGTCGGCCACATCCTGACCAACCAACAGCCGGACTTCGACTCCCGCACCTACGGCTACCCCAAGCTCAGCAACCTCGTGACCGCGACCGGCCTGTTCGACGTCGACCGCCGCAGCACCGGCGAGGGCAAGCCGGCGCAGATCCACATCAGGGACAAGCGGTACGAGTCGCGGCCGTAG
- a CDS encoding MFS transporter: protein MTESITQTLDPRRWRALAFIALAQLMVVLDGTIVNIALPSAQRDLGISDANRQWVVTAYALAFGGLLLFGGRIADRWGRRRAFLIGLIGFAGASALGGAAVNTSMLLGARALQGAFGAILAPAALSLLTVTFTQPKERAKAFGIYGAISGGGAAVGLLLGGVLTEYANWRWTLYVNVLFAVVAVLGAVFEIKEPEGTRNHNRLDILGIVLAGAGLASLVYGFNKAETDGWSSGTTLGFIAAAVVLLAAFVFSQSRAKAPLLPLRVVTDRNRGGAYLTIGIAVVAMFGAFLFLTYYLQIVLGYSPLKSGLAFLPMVVGMMAGATQVAVRLLPKVPTKLLMVPGALIAAGAMLILTQISVGGSYTTVVLPALLMLGFGMGLVFMPAMNLATHGVRPQDAGVASAMVSTSQQVGGAIGTSLLSTIANSATANYAKGHVAGVHSAADGAQLKLAAMVHGFSIAYWIAAGLLTVAALVSAVLINARPQQGGGHTSSAGTDDTGVDSTDIIEDAVPVFAH from the coding sequence ATGACCGAGTCGATAACCCAGACCCTCGACCCGAGGCGGTGGCGGGCCCTGGCCTTCATCGCCCTGGCCCAGCTGATGGTCGTCCTCGACGGCACCATCGTGAACATCGCCCTGCCCTCCGCCCAGCGCGACCTGGGCATCTCCGACGCCAACCGGCAGTGGGTGGTCACCGCCTACGCCCTGGCCTTCGGCGGTCTGCTGCTGTTCGGCGGACGCATCGCCGACCGCTGGGGACGCCGCCGGGCGTTCCTCATCGGCCTGATCGGCTTCGCCGGCGCCTCCGCCCTGGGCGGTGCGGCGGTCAACACCAGCATGCTGCTGGGCGCCCGCGCGCTGCAGGGCGCGTTCGGCGCGATCCTCGCCCCCGCGGCGCTGTCGCTGCTGACCGTCACCTTCACCCAGCCGAAGGAGCGCGCGAAGGCCTTCGGCATCTACGGCGCCATCTCCGGCGGCGGCGCGGCGGTCGGCCTGCTGCTCGGCGGCGTGCTCACCGAGTACGCGAACTGGCGCTGGACGCTGTACGTCAACGTCCTGTTCGCCGTGGTCGCCGTGCTCGGCGCGGTCTTCGAGATCAAGGAGCCCGAGGGCACCCGCAACCACAACCGCCTGGACATCCTCGGCATCGTGCTGGCCGGCGCCGGACTGGCCTCGCTGGTCTACGGCTTCAACAAGGCCGAGACCGACGGCTGGAGCTCGGGCACCACGCTCGGGTTCATCGCCGCCGCGGTCGTCCTGCTCGCCGCGTTCGTCTTCTCCCAGTCCCGCGCGAAGGCCCCGCTGCTGCCGCTGCGCGTCGTGACCGACCGGAACCGGGGCGGGGCGTACCTGACCATCGGCATCGCGGTGGTCGCCATGTTCGGCGCGTTCCTGTTCCTCACCTACTACCTGCAGATCGTGCTGGGCTACAGCCCGCTCAAGAGCGGCCTGGCATTCCTGCCGATGGTGGTCGGCATGATGGCCGGCGCGACGCAGGTCGCCGTCCGGCTGCTGCCGAAGGTCCCCACCAAGCTGCTGATGGTGCCCGGCGCCCTGATCGCCGCCGGGGCGATGCTGATCCTGACCCAGATCTCGGTCGGCGGCTCCTACACCACCGTCGTGCTTCCCGCGCTGCTGATGCTCGGCTTCGGCATGGGCCTGGTGTTCATGCCCGCCATGAACCTGGCGACCCACGGCGTCCGGCCGCAGGACGCCGGCGTCGCCTCGGCGATGGTCAGCACCTCCCAGCAGGTCGGCGGCGCGATCGGCACCTCGCTGTTGAGCACGATCGCCAACAGCGCGACCGCGAACTACGCCAAGGGCCACGTCGCGGGCGTCCACTCCGCGGCAGACGGCGCACAGCTGAAGCTCGCGGCCATGGTCCACGGCTTCTCCATCGCCTACTGGATCGCCGCCGGACTGCTCACGGTCGCCGCGCTCGTCTCGGCGGTCCTGATCAACGCCCGCCCGCAGCAGGGCGGCGGCCACACCTCCAGCGCCGGCACGGACGACACCGGCGTGGACAGCACCGACATCATCGAGGACGCGGTACCGGTTTTCGCACACTGA
- a CDS encoding DUF4097 family beta strand repeat-containing protein, whose translation MTNTQKYTTTSPVSVNLDIPAGSVHLIAGDRTDTIVEVLPADSSKRRDVKAAQQIGVEYRDGVLSIAAADANRLLGSSGAVRVTIQLPTGSRLEGKAGAAELHSTGRLGEVSFDGGYGSVSVEEAASAYLTVHTGDVRISRLAGPAQIRNGKGDITIAEAHAGRVELHADMGNLSVAAAHGVSGVLDAGTASGRIANALYNAEGAAAALSIKATTSLGDITAGSL comes from the coding sequence ATGACCAACACGCAGAAGTACACGACCACCAGCCCCGTCTCCGTCAACCTGGACATCCCCGCGGGCAGCGTCCACCTGATCGCCGGCGACCGCACCGACACGATCGTCGAGGTGCTGCCGGCAGACAGCTCCAAGCGCCGCGACGTGAAGGCCGCACAGCAGATCGGCGTCGAGTACCGCGACGGCGTCCTGAGCATCGCCGCCGCCGACGCGAACCGGCTGCTCGGCAGCAGCGGCGCCGTGCGGGTGACGATCCAGCTGCCGACCGGCTCGCGCCTCGAAGGCAAGGCCGGCGCCGCGGAACTGCACAGCACCGGGCGCCTCGGCGAGGTGTCTTTCGACGGCGGCTACGGCAGCGTCAGTGTGGAGGAGGCCGCGAGCGCGTACTTGACTGTGCACACCGGCGACGTCCGCATCTCCCGCCTGGCCGGACCGGCGCAGATCCGCAACGGCAAGGGCGACATCACCATCGCCGAGGCCCACGCCGGCCGGGTCGAGCTGCACGCCGACATGGGCAACCTGTCGGTCGCCGCTGCTCACGGCGTGTCCGGTGTCCTGGACGCCGGGACTGCCTCCGGCCGCATCGCCAACGCGCTGTACAACGCCGAAGGTGCCGCCGCTGCCCTGAGCATCAAGGCGACCACTTCGCTCGGCGACATCACCGCCGGCAGCCTCTGA